In a genomic window of Sulfurisphaera tokodaii str. 7:
- a CDS encoding YbhB/YbcL family Raf kinase inhibitor-like protein, translating into MNVKSSAFKNEDFIPVRYTCDGEDISPEIEWDKVQNAKSYALIVEDPDAPGGIFIHWIIYNIKGTKLPENIKKVEKTEFGIQGENDFGKIGYGGPCPPRTHPPHRYYFYVYALDTELPERSRITADELKNLMKGHIIDQGVIMGKYKRK; encoded by the coding sequence ATGAATGTAAAGTCCTCAGCTTTTAAGAATGAAGATTTTATTCCAGTAAGGTACACTTGTGACGGAGAGGATATATCTCCAGAGATAGAGTGGGATAAGGTTCAAAATGCAAAAAGCTATGCCTTAATAGTAGAAGATCCGGATGCACCTGGAGGTATTTTTATACATTGGATTATATATAATATAAAAGGAACAAAATTACCAGAAAATATAAAAAAAGTTGAAAAAACTGAATTTGGTATTCAAGGTGAAAATGATTTTGGAAAAATAGGTTATGGAGGACCATGTCCTCCTAGAACTCATCCTCCTCATAGATATTACTTCTATGTATATGCTCTTGATACAGAACTGCCAGAACGATCAAGAATAACTGCAGATGAGCTTAAGAATTTAATGAAAGGACATATAATTGATCAAGGAGTAATTATGGGTAAGTATAAAAGGAAGTAG
- a CDS encoding NAD(P)/FAD-dependent oxidoreductase encodes MDIGVIGAGPAGLALAWFLKGTKYNVTVYEGLNDVGLKPCAWGLISGIEDYVPITKEAIISEIKGFRIYLDDKLVHDIRVNKKLGYIINKPIFLKNIAEKVEVKYNIKIIEKDGEYFTTEGTKIIADKMIYANGHYSLPKDNTIPAIQYITDYQIDKEIVEFYFYSDLLGYAWIFPDENGSKIGIGGWADIPFLKERIKRILKGKILNFHGARVSDFGILEERLNGRFIGEALGTVYPLTGEGIRPSIISAKLLADSLLNEKNFEREFKKSKLYWTIQTQAKIVHGVKKGYMSLKGLSRIMTKSDPNLVLKVAIGDFDSFDIIKLFGRMII; translated from the coding sequence ATGGATATTGGTGTAATAGGGGCAGGTCCTGCGGGATTAGCATTAGCATGGTTCTTAAAGGGTACCAAATATAACGTTACAGTCTATGAAGGACTTAATGATGTAGGTCTGAAACCATGTGCATGGGGATTAATTTCTGGTATTGAAGATTATGTACCAATAACTAAAGAGGCTATTATAAGTGAAATAAAAGGATTTAGGATATACCTTGATGATAAACTAGTACATGATATTCGAGTAAATAAAAAGTTAGGATATATAATAAATAAGCCAATTTTTCTTAAGAATATTGCTGAAAAGGTAGAGGTAAAATATAACATAAAAATAATAGAAAAAGACGGCGAGTATTTTACTACAGAAGGAACAAAAATAATTGCAGACAAAATGATTTATGCTAACGGTCATTACTCATTACCTAAAGATAACACAATTCCCGCCATTCAATATATAACTGATTACCAAATAGATAAAGAAATAGTAGAATTCTATTTCTATAGTGATTTATTAGGTTACGCATGGATATTTCCAGACGAAAATGGAAGTAAAATTGGAATTGGAGGATGGGCTGATATACCCTTTCTTAAAGAGAGAATAAAGAGAATTTTAAAGGGAAAAATACTCAATTTTCATGGAGCAAGAGTATCAGATTTTGGTATTCTAGAAGAGAGATTAAACGGGAGATTTATAGGTGAAGCCTTAGGCACTGTATATCCTCTAACTGGAGAAGGAATTAGACCCTCAATAATATCAGCAAAACTCTTAGCAGATTCATTGCTCAATGAGAAAAATTTCGAGAGGGAGTTTAAAAAAAGCAAATTATATTGGACCATCCAAACTCAGGCTAAAATTGTTCATGGCGTTAAAAAAGGATATATGAGTTTAAAGGGACTATCTAGAATTATGACAAAAAGTGATCCTAATCTAGTCTTAAAAGTTGCTATCGGTGACTTCGATTCATTTGATATTATTAAGTTATTTGGGAGGATGATTATATGA
- a CDS encoding DUF5751 family protein, with protein MPYKNILTLISVNNDNFENYFRKIFLDVRSSGSKKTTINVFTEIQYQELVTLIREALLENIDIGYELFLWKKNEVDIFLKNLEKSEVDGLLVYCDDENKVFMSKIVDNLPTAIKRNLIKDFCRKLS; from the coding sequence ATGCCGTATAAAAATATTCTTACATTAATATCTGTAAATAATGATAATTTCGAAAATTATTTTAGAAAAATATTTTTGGATGTGAGAAGTAGTGGAAGTAAAAAAACTACTATTAACGTTTTTACTGAAATACAATACCAAGAATTAGTAACGCTTATAAGAGAAGCACTACTTGAAAACATAGATATTGGGTATGAGTTATTCTTATGGAAGAAAAACGAGGTGGATATTTTTTTAAAAAATCTGGAGAAATCTGAAGTCGATGGTTTACTAGTTTATTGTGATGATGAAAACAAAGTTTTTATGTCAAAAATAGTAGATAATCTTCCTACTGCTATAAAAAGAAATTTAATAAAAGATTTTTGCAGAAAACTTTCATAA
- a CDS encoding ATP-grasp domain-containing protein, whose translation MFTWWIDIRIAVIHESQKITESAKQLLLEIKNTGNTPIYIRISKLNPIITKDGLEFSYGGKRIDLDGAVIRNLGFISSTEQLMKRFDTLKALESSGVTLINSPDSMFIARDKFNSLLKLKMAKVPVPDTTIVEDPFEVMRLVNEWKDVVIKPVIGSLGLGSVRVSDPDIAFRVAKAILSVNQPVYVQKYVDKPERDIRVFVVGNSILGSVYRINKSSWKTNVAQGSLTQVLLPNHELEELSLKAVKALKLDYAGIDIVEDKDGSYKVIEVNAAPLWKGFYEATHINPAKYIIEYLIKKIRK comes from the coding sequence GTGTTCACTTGGTGGATTGATATTAGAATAGCAGTTATTCATGAATCTCAAAAAATTACAGAGTCAGCTAAGCAACTTCTACTAGAGATAAAGAACACAGGGAATACGCCAATATACATTAGAATTTCCAAATTAAATCCTATAATAACTAAGGATGGTTTAGAATTTAGTTATGGAGGAAAAAGAATAGATTTAGATGGTGCAGTAATACGGAACTTAGGGTTTATATCTTCAACAGAGCAGTTAATGAAAAGATTTGATACTCTCAAAGCCCTTGAAAGTAGTGGTGTTACATTAATAAATTCACCGGACTCCATGTTTATCGCAAGAGATAAGTTTAACAGTTTATTAAAACTAAAGATGGCTAAAGTACCAGTTCCAGATACTACTATAGTAGAAGATCCCTTTGAGGTGATGAGACTTGTTAATGAATGGAAAGATGTTGTAATAAAACCCGTTATAGGTAGTCTAGGACTTGGTTCAGTACGAGTTTCTGATCCAGATATAGCGTTTAGAGTGGCAAAAGCAATACTATCTGTTAATCAACCAGTTTATGTTCAGAAATATGTTGATAAGCCAGAAAGAGATATAAGAGTGTTTGTTGTAGGTAACTCAATACTAGGAAGTGTATATAGAATTAACAAATCTTCATGGAAAACTAATGTAGCTCAAGGGTCTCTTACTCAAGTTCTCTTACCAAATCATGAACTTGAAGAATTGTCACTTAAAGCAGTTAAAGCATTGAAATTAGATTATGCAGGGATAGATATCGTAGAAGATAAGGATGGCAGTTATAAGGTTATCGAAGTAAATGCTGCTCCTCTTTGGAAAGGATTTTACGAAGCTACACATATTAATCCTGCAAAATATATAATTGAATATCTCATTAAAAAAATTAGGAAATGA
- a CDS encoding acryloyl-coenzyme A reductase, whose protein sequence is MKAIVVPGPKQGYKLEEVPDPKPGKDEVIIRVDRAALCYRDLLQLQGYYPRMKYPVILGHEVVGTIEEVGENIKGFEVGDKVISLLYAPDGTCEYCQIGEEAYCHHRLGYSEELDGFFAEKAKIKVTSLVKVPKGTPDEGAVLVPCVTGMIYRGIRRAGGIRKGELVLVTGASGGVGIHAIQVAKALGAKVIGVTTSEEKAKIIKQYADYVIVGTKFSEEAKKIGDVTLVIDTVGTPTFDESLKSLWMGGRIVQIGNVDPSQIYNLRLGYIILKDLKIVGHASATKKDAEDTLKLTQEGKIKPVIAGTVSLENIDEGYKMIKDKNKVGKVLVKP, encoded by the coding sequence ATGAAAGCAATTGTAGTTCCAGGACCTAAGCAAGGGTATAAACTTGAAGAGGTACCTGATCCTAAGCCGGGAAAAGATGAAGTAATAATTAGGGTAGATAGAGCTGCTCTTTGTTATAGAGATTTGCTTCAACTACAAGGATATTATCCAAGAATGAAATACCCAGTTATACTAGGGCATGAAGTTGTAGGAACCATAGAAGAAGTCGGAGAAAATATAAAGGGATTTGAAGTAGGTGATAAAGTAATTTCTTTATTATATGCACCAGATGGTACATGCGAATATTGCCAAATAGGTGAGGAAGCATATTGTCATCATAGGTTAGGCTACTCAGAAGAGCTAGACGGATTTTTTGCAGAGAAAGCTAAAATTAAAGTAACTAGCTTAGTAAAGGTTCCAAAAGGTACCCCAGATGAGGGAGCAGTACTTGTACCTTGTGTAACCGGAATGATATATAGAGGTATTAGAAGGGCTGGTGGTATACGTAAAGGGGAGCTAGTGTTAGTTACTGGTGCCAGTGGTGGAGTAGGAATACATGCAATTCAAGTTGCTAAGGCCTTAGGTGCTAAAGTTATAGGGGTAACAACATCAGAAGAAAAAGCAAAGATAATTAAGCAGTATGCGGATTATGTCATCGTTGGTACAAAGTTTTCTGAAGAAGCAAAGAAGATAGGTGATGTTACTTTAGTTATTGATACTGTGGGTACTCCTACTTTCGATGAAAGCTTAAAGTCATTGTGGATGGGCGGAAGGATTGTTCAAATAGGGAATGTCGACCCTTCTCAAATCTATAATTTAAGATTGGGCTACATAATATTAAAAGATTTAAAGATAGTTGGTCATGCCTCAGCTACCAAAAAAGATGCTGAAGATACACTAAAATTAACACAAGAGGGAAAAATTAAACCAGTTATTGCAGGAACAGTCAGTCTTGAAAATATTGATGAAGGTTATAAAATGATAAAGGATAAGAATAAAGTAGGCAAAGTCTTAGTAAAACCATAA
- a CDS encoding S-methyl-5'-thioadenosine phosphorylase, producing MIEPKEKASIGIIGGSGLYDPQILTNVKEIKVYTPYGEPSDNIILGELEGRKVAFLPRHGRGHRIPPHKINYRANIWALKSLGVKWVIAVSAVGSLRLDYKPGDFVVPNQFIDMTKGRTYTFFDGPTVAHVSMADPFCEHLRSIILDSAKDLGITTHDKGTYICIEGPRFSTRAESIVWKEVFKADIIGMTLVPEVNLACEAEMCYSVIGMVTDYDVFADIPVTAEEVTKVMAENTAKVKKLLYEVIRRLPEKPDERKCSCCQALKTALV from the coding sequence ATGATTGAGCCAAAAGAAAAGGCGAGCATAGGAATTATAGGCGGTTCTGGTTTATATGATCCACAAATACTCACTAACGTAAAGGAAATTAAGGTGTATACTCCATATGGAGAGCCTAGCGATAATATAATTCTTGGTGAACTGGAAGGTAGAAAGGTTGCCTTCTTACCTAGACATGGAAGAGGTCATAGAATTCCTCCACATAAGATTAACTATAGAGCTAATATATGGGCTTTAAAGAGCCTTGGAGTTAAATGGGTTATTGCTGTATCTGCTGTAGGAAGTCTAAGATTAGACTATAAGCCTGGTGATTTTGTAGTTCCAAACCAGTTTATCGACATGACCAAAGGAAGGACATATACGTTTTTTGATGGCCCTACTGTAGCTCATGTATCAATGGCTGATCCTTTTTGTGAACATTTAAGATCTATAATCTTGGATTCAGCAAAAGATTTAGGAATAACTACTCATGATAAAGGAACGTATATTTGCATCGAGGGACCTAGATTTTCCACTAGAGCGGAAAGTATAGTCTGGAAAGAAGTATTTAAGGCTGACATTATAGGCATGACTTTAGTTCCAGAAGTGAATTTGGCATGCGAGGCTGAAATGTGTTATAGTGTTATAGGTATGGTTACTGATTATGATGTTTTTGCCGATATTCCCGTAACTGCAGAAGAGGTAACAAAAGTTATGGCTGAAAATACTGCTAAGGTTAAAAAACTTCTTTATGAAGTTATTAGAAGACTGCCTGAAAAACCTGATGAAAGGAAGTGTTCATGTTGTCAAGCTTTAAAGACAGCTTTAGTATAA
- the gdS-2 gene encoding hexaprenyl pyrophosphate synthase, protein MDLLSYWKKSKEIIDKLVDDYLVDIKDWQLLEVSKYILKDGKRFRGTLTFLFTEALNGDIKNAYKAALASEILHSASLALDDIVDYDIIRRGGSSAWAIYTNRKVIFITNYLIPSALNIISTYGEEALKISIQLWKDTAVGALKDIFGSPSEYLSTIELKTSSLFKLSTMLASFASHREDLVEETLDIGKYIGIAYQLVDDYIDCVKYERGELKELTGSAKQLYELKGKEYKEFVKKQYENALTNYLDIVRKLEISQDFTEAIISLPTFLTKGLLNEAGLDKL, encoded by the coding sequence GTGGATTTACTTTCTTATTGGAAAAAGAGCAAGGAGATCATTGATAAATTAGTTGACGATTATTTAGTTGATATTAAAGATTGGCAATTATTAGAAGTTAGTAAATATATACTAAAGGATGGGAAGAGATTTAGGGGGACATTAACATTTTTATTTACAGAAGCTCTTAATGGGGATATAAAAAATGCATATAAAGCAGCTCTTGCTTCAGAGATTCTTCATTCCGCATCTCTTGCATTGGATGATATTGTAGATTATGATATAATTAGAAGAGGAGGGAGTTCAGCTTGGGCAATTTATACTAACAGGAAAGTTATCTTTATTACCAATTATCTAATTCCCTCAGCATTAAATATAATCTCTACTTACGGAGAAGAGGCGTTAAAAATTAGTATACAACTGTGGAAGGATACGGCTGTAGGTGCTTTAAAGGATATATTTGGTTCTCCTTCAGAATATCTTTCTACGATCGAACTAAAAACCTCTAGTTTATTTAAACTATCTACGATGTTAGCCTCATTTGCATCTCATAGAGAAGATTTAGTGGAAGAAACTTTAGATATAGGGAAATATATAGGAATCGCCTATCAATTAGTTGATGATTATATAGATTGTGTAAAATATGAAAGAGGAGAATTAAAGGAGCTAACTGGAAGTGCTAAACAGTTATATGAACTTAAAGGGAAAGAGTATAAAGAGTTTGTAAAGAAGCAATATGAAAATGCTTTAACTAATTACTTAGATATTGTAAGAAAATTGGAAATAAGTCAAGATTTTACTGAAGCTATAATATCGTTGCCAACTTTTTTAACGAAGGGGCTTTTAAACGAAGCCGGGCTGGATAAATTATAA
- the psmB gene encoding archaeal proteasome endopeptidase complex subunit beta, producing the protein METNNKLKILKTGTTTVGIKVKDGVVLAADRRASAGMYVAHKYVRKVLYVAPNIGITTAGSVADLQFIYDLLKNIYHYNLITGMRPITIKALATYLANMLSFSKYLPYIVQILIGGVDEQPRLYNLDYVGDITEEDYTATGSGSVEAIGVIEDEYRPDMTLDEAADLARRAIFSSIKRDPYTGTGVIVSKITKNGHEEKEYYPQRKI; encoded by the coding sequence ATGGAGACTAATAATAAGTTAAAGATTTTAAAAACCGGAACTACCACGGTTGGAATAAAAGTAAAAGATGGAGTAGTATTAGCTGCTGATAGAAGAGCAAGTGCTGGAATGTATGTAGCACATAAGTATGTAAGAAAAGTCCTCTATGTTGCACCAAATATAGGTATTACTACAGCCGGTAGTGTAGCTGATTTACAGTTTATATATGATTTGCTAAAGAATATATATCATTATAACCTAATAACGGGGATGAGACCAATTACAATCAAAGCGTTAGCTACATATTTAGCTAATATGTTATCATTTTCTAAGTATCTTCCTTATATAGTTCAAATATTAATAGGTGGTGTAGATGAGCAGCCAAGATTATATAATCTTGATTATGTAGGCGATATAACAGAAGAGGATTATACTGCGACGGGTTCTGGTTCAGTAGAAGCTATAGGCGTAATTGAAGATGAATATAGGCCAGATATGACATTAGATGAAGCTGCTGACTTAGCTAGAAGAGCAATCTTCTCATCTATAAAAAGAGATCCCTATACTGGGACTGGAGTAATAGTGAGTAAGATAACTAAAAATGGACATGAGGAAAAAGAATATTATCCTCAAAGAAAAATCTAA
- a CDS encoding phosphoribosyltransferase encodes MPKIPVKVVKWEEVVDWSTQLAEKIKESKYDPDIIIAIARGGLVPARIVADVLGVIDILSIKIEHWVETASHTPEAKVKYPFKVDLQGKKVLIIDDITDTGDSVELAKKYVKENFGPKEVRTATMQIIEASAKIKPDYYAMVIKDWYWFMYPWNYWEDEINLIRKILTEENDKAIDTSYLKAKFIESYGVEPPIPVEKILTEMKRRNLL; translated from the coding sequence TTGCCTAAGATACCTGTTAAAGTTGTTAAATGGGAAGAAGTAGTAGATTGGTCAACACAGCTAGCTGAAAAAATAAAAGAATCAAAATATGATCCAGACATTATAATTGCAATTGCCAGAGGAGGATTGGTACCAGCTAGAATAGTTGCTGATGTCTTAGGAGTGATTGATATTTTATCTATAAAAATAGAACACTGGGTAGAAACAGCTTCTCACACGCCAGAGGCTAAAGTCAAATATCCTTTTAAAGTAGACCTACAAGGTAAAAAAGTACTGATTATAGATGATATTACAGATACTGGAGATAGCGTAGAACTAGCTAAAAAATATGTGAAAGAAAATTTTGGCCCAAAAGAAGTTAGGACAGCAACAATGCAAATCATAGAAGCTAGTGCAAAGATTAAGCCTGACTATTATGCAATGGTAATTAAAGATTGGTATTGGTTCATGTATCCATGGAATTATTGGGAAGATGAAATAAATTTAATTAGAAAAATTCTGACTGAAGAAAATGATAAAGCAATAGATACTTCCTATTTAAAAGCAAAGTTTATAGAAAGTTATGGTGTAGAACCACCTATACCAGTAGAAAAAATTCTGACTGAAATGAAAAGAAGAAATCTACTTTAG
- a CDS encoding phosphoesterase has product MKLLVMGNIRFPEPHVESTLSSIIKKEEPETIVLDGDTTQCYWDYECPRVIDVLYVIRSLAPWAQIVYIQGDMDPHAIKCIMAEPRYREEIIATTTYIAEISSTKYFILHGHQGDIDQLRRSISAGPWDWLVVAQHKRLEIDKLARVIYIGGVTKEFPPEARGYLVITDSTHYIRQIRS; this is encoded by the coding sequence TTGAAGCTACTAGTAATGGGGAATATCAGATTTCCAGAGCCTCACGTAGAAAGTACATTATCTTCCATAATCAAGAAAGAGGAACCAGAAACAATAGTTTTAGATGGGGATACAACACAGTGTTACTGGGATTATGAATGTCCAAGGGTAATTGATGTTCTTTATGTTATAAGAAGTTTAGCTCCTTGGGCACAAATTGTCTATATTCAAGGAGACATGGATCCTCATGCAATTAAGTGTATTATGGCAGAACCAAGATATAGGGAAGAGATAATAGCTACTACAACATATATTGCTGAAATTTCATCTACTAAATATTTCATACTTCATGGTCATCAAGGCGATATCGACCAGTTAAGACGAAGTATATCTGCAGGCCCTTGGGACTGGTTAGTTGTTGCTCAACATAAAAGATTAGAAATAGATAAATTAGCAAGAGTTATTTACATAGGTGGTGTAACAAAAGAGTTCCCGCCTGAGGCAAGAGGATACCTTGTTATAACTGATTCTACTCACTATATAAGACAAATCAGGAGCTAA
- a CDS encoding Lrp/AsnC family transcriptional regulator, with translation MTYFLDDIDKKILKILQEDARTPFSKIAKMLNLSESTIHIRIKRLRENGIIKGFYVDVDPEKIGYNVVAFVLIKADPKKYEQILKKIYEFKEVYEIFDVTGEYYALLKVRVKSREELATILDKIGNMDGVTSTYTMFVLRTIKEMKTIDFT, from the coding sequence ATGACATATTTCCTTGATGATATAGATAAAAAAATCTTAAAAATTCTTCAAGAAGATGCTAGGACGCCTTTTTCTAAGATCGCTAAAATGCTTAATCTAAGTGAGTCTACAATACATATTAGAATTAAGAGATTAAGGGAAAATGGTATAATAAAAGGATTTTATGTAGATGTTGACCCAGAAAAAATAGGTTACAATGTTGTAGCTTTTGTATTAATTAAGGCAGATCCAAAAAAATACGAACAAATATTGAAAAAGATATATGAGTTCAAGGAAGTATATGAAATATTTGACGTGACTGGTGAATATTATGCATTATTAAAAGTTAGAGTAAAAAGCAGAGAAGAACTTGCAACAATATTGGATAAAATAGGTAATATGGATGGAGTAACCTCAACTTATACCATGTTTGTATTAAGAACAATTAAAGAAATGAAGACAATAGACTTTACTTAA
- a CDS encoding amidase codes for MSLEELNTKYNIFITISRMKYRDKGKLRDLKFGIKDIILTKGVRTTAGSKILKDFIPSENAYIVDKILAEGGEIIGKTNTHEFAIGATNTSSLIGPAKNPYDPERISGGSSGGSAVAVALGLVDVGIGTDTGGSVRIPASLCGVIGFKPTYGIIPTDGVIPFSWTFDTIGFLAKDISLIRRTIEALAENKIPFISYSKRRPTLGLFLFGDYETSKALEPVINKLSSYFDLVQIENELLIKHSRIVRKTIALAEASSYHMKYYDKYKDLYSSDVRKLIEEGFKILATDYVNSLRIRKVLLEEYFSIFKKIDALISPTTRIVAPKIQEVIGNELKYRDSLIANTEIFNTLGAPSISIPVTKLNDLPVGLMISGEPYKDGTVLDIAEEIMGIVGFIK; via the coding sequence ATGTCATTAGAAGAATTAAATACAAAATACAATATTTTCATCACAATAAGCAGAATGAAATATAGAGATAAAGGTAAACTAAGAGACCTAAAATTCGGAATAAAAGATATCATTTTAACTAAAGGTGTAAGAACAACTGCTGGTTCAAAAATATTAAAAGATTTCATACCTAGTGAGAACGCATATATTGTTGATAAAATATTAGCTGAAGGAGGAGAGATAATAGGAAAAACTAATACTCATGAATTTGCTATTGGTGCTACTAATACCTCATCTCTAATTGGACCAGCAAAAAATCCCTATGATCCAGAGAGAATAAGTGGAGGATCTAGTGGAGGATCAGCAGTGGCAGTAGCATTAGGTTTAGTTGATGTTGGTATAGGAACAGATACTGGAGGGTCTGTAAGAATTCCAGCATCATTATGTGGAGTCATAGGTTTTAAGCCAACCTACGGAATTATACCTACTGATGGCGTAATTCCTTTCAGTTGGACATTTGACACTATAGGTTTCTTAGCAAAAGATATCTCATTAATAAGAAGAACTATTGAAGCTCTTGCTGAAAATAAAATTCCTTTTATATCATACTCTAAGAGAAGGCCTACGTTAGGATTATTCCTATTTGGAGATTATGAAACTTCTAAGGCCTTAGAACCAGTAATAAATAAACTTTCATCCTATTTTGATTTAGTACAGATAGAGAATGAACTTCTGATTAAACATTCTAGAATTGTAAGAAAAACTATTGCTTTAGCAGAAGCTTCATCTTATCATATGAAATATTACGATAAATATAAAGACTTGTATTCGTCTGATGTTAGAAAATTAATCGAAGAAGGCTTCAAAATTTTGGCTACAGATTACGTCAACTCTTTAAGAATTAGAAAAGTATTGTTAGAGGAATACTTCTCTATCTTTAAAAAAATAGATGCATTAATTTCACCTACAACAAGAATTGTCGCACCTAAGATTCAAGAAGTAATAGGGAATGAACTAAAATATAGAGACTCTTTAATTGCTAATACCGAAATATTTAATACTTTAGGAGCTCCATCAATCTCAATTCCAGTAACTAAGCTAAATGATTTACCTGTGGGGTTAATGATTAGCGGAGAGCCCTATAAAGATGGAACTGTTTTAGATATTGCAGAGGAAATAATGGGAATTGTTGGTTTTATTAAGTAG
- the prf1 gene encoding peptide chain release factor aRF-1 — translation MTKQELKVLIRELKKWSAPATVLLSLYIPPGRPIPDVLNLLRQEYSIAQNIKLKRTRDAVTSAIQSAIDRLTQIPKVPDNGLVIFCGENFETEESKCFVFSPPEKVTIFFYRTDKYFHTEFLEDMIEENDVFGLIIVERDYATIGILKGTRIEVLDEFEGFVPGKHMMGGQSQRRIDRIIEEMYANFLKEVGEKANSYLLPYLESGKLKGILLGGPGYAKKDFYDGDYLDYRLKKLVLLPLIDIPDQGDAGLKELVMKAQDILKNQKYVQVQNLLEELKYHIAKDDGLVVYGIEEIRKALHMGAVDSLVIYDEPNSELEKLSQEAENYGTKVYVVGDELPDAEWVKKTFGGAIGKLRYKIY, via the coding sequence ATAACTAAACAAGAATTAAAAGTTCTTATAAGAGAATTGAAAAAATGGTCTGCCCCAGCTACAGTGTTGCTATCATTGTACATACCACCTGGAAGACCTATACCAGATGTTCTCAATTTATTAAGGCAAGAATATTCAATAGCGCAAAATATTAAATTGAAGAGAACTAGGGATGCAGTAACTTCGGCAATCCAATCAGCTATAGATAGACTAACGCAAATACCTAAGGTTCCAGATAACGGATTAGTTATATTCTGTGGTGAGAATTTCGAGACAGAAGAATCAAAATGTTTTGTGTTCTCTCCACCGGAAAAAGTTACAATATTCTTTTACAGAACAGACAAATATTTTCATACTGAATTTCTAGAAGATATGATAGAAGAAAATGACGTTTTCGGATTAATAATAGTTGAAAGAGATTATGCTACAATTGGTATATTAAAAGGAACCAGAATAGAAGTGCTTGACGAGTTTGAAGGCTTTGTACCGGGTAAGCATATGATGGGTGGACAGTCTCAAAGACGTATTGATAGAATAATTGAGGAAATGTATGCTAATTTCTTGAAAGAAGTAGGAGAAAAGGCAAATTCATATTTACTTCCTTATTTAGAGAGCGGGAAATTAAAGGGAATATTATTAGGAGGACCAGGATATGCAAAGAAAGATTTCTACGATGGAGATTATTTAGATTATAGGCTAAAAAAATTGGTTCTATTACCCCTTATTGATATTCCGGACCAAGGTGATGCTGGATTAAAGGAGTTAGTTATGAAGGCACAAGATATTTTGAAAAACCAGAAATATGTCCAAGTTCAAAATCTCCTAGAAGAACTAAAATATCATATCGCTAAGGATGACGGCCTAGTAGTTTATGGTATTGAAGAAATAAGAAAAGCGTTACATATGGGTGCTGTCGATTCATTAGTTATCTATGATGAGCCAAATAGTGAATTAGAGAAACTTTCACAAGAAGCAGAAAATTATGGTACAAAAGTTTATGTAGTAGGGGATGAATTGCCAGATGCTGAATGGGTCAAAAAGACATTTGGTGGAGCTATAGGTAAATTAAGATATAAAATATACTAA